Proteins encoded by one window of Chryseobacterium foetidum:
- a CDS encoding TetR/AcrR family transcriptional regulator, which yields MKKSQETRLNILRKAFDLIYQKGYQTTSVDEIIATTQVTKGAFYYHFKTKDEMGLAILNELMIPTFKNNFIEPFKNEGNPLDIIHGMLYYLLIESEDLKVEYGCPASNFTQEMAPWNIDFTKALNTLSLDWEKTMIDAIEKAQLDGTVRKDVNAKEIAVFVMSGYWGVRNLGKLENSKSVYLVYLKGLKNYFDSLK from the coding sequence ATGAAAAAATCACAGGAAACCCGTTTGAATATTCTCCGAAAAGCATTTGATTTGATTTACCAAAAAGGTTATCAGACGACCAGTGTGGATGAGATCATCGCAACCACGCAGGTTACCAAGGGTGCGTTCTATTATCATTTTAAAACGAAAGACGAGATGGGACTGGCGATTCTCAATGAACTGATGATTCCGACTTTTAAAAACAATTTTATTGAACCTTTTAAAAATGAGGGAAATCCGCTGGACATAATTCACGGTATGCTTTATTATTTACTTATTGAAAGTGAAGATTTAAAAGTAGAATACGGTTGTCCAGCCTCCAATTTCACGCAGGAAATGGCACCTTGGAACATTGATTTTACAAAAGCACTCAACACACTCTCTCTCGACTGGGAAAAAACAATGATCGACGCGATTGAAAAGGCTCAACTTGATGGCACGGTCAGAAAAGATGTGAATGCAAAAGAGATTGCTGTTTTCGTGATGTCGGGTTATTGGGGTGTGAGAAATTTGGGAAAATTAGAAAACTCTAAATCGGTGTATCTCGTTTATTTGAAAGGACTTAAGAATTATTTCGATAGTTTAAAATAA
- a CDS encoding NAD(P)-dependent oxidoreductase, with the protein MSTEKIGFIGLGNMGHPMAKNLEKAGFPLTVYNRTAEKADEFKAESKVADDVKELVENSDVIFTMLTNDEAAKDIYRQILELDISEKLFIDMSTVSPEASRKIADALKIKEASFLDAPVAGSTKPAAEGTLIFMVGGEDKDVERARPYLQKLGKEIKHLGKNGKGLAAKLSVNYFISALYQGLAETILLSDHLGIERKDMLDIINESASGSGATKVKTHLLIEDDYQPAFSLDLMLKDILLAKDAGADFPLSKTLIETYQSAQNEGFGKDDVIGIINYLKNNRT; encoded by the coding sequence ATGAGCACAGAAAAAATAGGCTTCATCGGGTTAGGAAATATGGGACATCCGATGGCAAAAAACCTTGAAAAAGCAGGATTTCCATTAACTGTTTACAACAGAACTGCGGAGAAAGCAGACGAGTTTAAAGCTGAGTCAAAAGTAGCTGATGACGTGAAAGAACTGGTGGAAAACAGTGATGTAATTTTCACAATGCTGACTAATGATGAAGCGGCGAAGGATATTTACAGACAGATTTTAGAACTGGATATTTCAGAGAAACTCTTTATCGACATGAGTACAGTTTCGCCGGAAGCCAGTAGAAAAATTGCCGATGCGCTGAAAATTAAGGAAGCTTCGTTTCTGGATGCTCCTGTTGCCGGAAGTACAAAACCTGCTGCTGAAGGCACTTTAATTTTCATGGTTGGCGGCGAAGACAAAGATGTTGAAAGAGCAAGACCGTATCTGCAAAAGCTTGGAAAAGAAATCAAACATTTAGGCAAAAACGGAAAAGGTCTGGCAGCAAAACTGTCGGTTAATTATTTTATTTCGGCTTTGTATCAGGGCTTGGCAGAAACGATTCTGTTATCAGATCATTTAGGAATTGAAAGAAAAGACATGCTCGACATCATTAACGAAAGTGCAAGCGGCAGTGGCGCCACCAAAGTGAAAACGCATTTGCTGATTGAAGACGATTACCAACCTGCATTTTCACTGGACTTAATGTTAAAAGACATTCTCCTCGCCAAAGATGCCGGCGCCGATTTCCCTCTGTCAAAAACCTTAATTGAAACCTACCAGTCAGCACAAAACGAAGGCTTCGGAAAAGATGACGTCATTGGAATCATTAATTATTTAAAAAACAACCGAACTTAA
- a CDS encoding thioredoxin family protein — MYTELAEDTLQSIVSDNEKVVVQYGATWCGNCRIMKPKFKKLASENDAIPFLYVDAEKLPESRKLAKVDNLPTFAIFKNGELVNQVQSNKAESLIELFIEL, encoded by the coding sequence ATGTATACAGAATTAGCGGAAGATACGTTGCAAAGCATTGTAAGCGATAATGAAAAAGTTGTGGTGCAATACGGAGCAACATGGTGTGGAAACTGCAGAATTATGAAGCCGAAATTCAAAAAATTAGCTTCTGAGAATGATGCAATTCCTTTTTTATATGTGGATGCAGAAAAACTTCCTGAAAGTAGAAAATTAGCTAAAGTAGACAATTTGCCTACGTTTGCCATTTTCAAAAACGGAGAACTGGTAAATCAGGTGCAGTCTAACAAAGCTGAAAGTTTAATTGAATTATTCATCGAACTTTAA
- a CDS encoding alpha/beta hydrolase family protein: MKIKLTICLLAFLNFYEAQENIGYQKPSAEILQLADYERPPSVLTNSKKDWVVFVYRPTYKTLDDLNQQEMKLGGLRINPVTNISSSVTYINNLKVRKMNDKTEVQVKGLPQNPKITNTSFSPDEKRMAFTNTTDKGVELWVIDLETATAKKISQDNLNANYGSPYTWMKDSQSFLLKVLPANRPKLIDASKDLPTGPIVSTADGKVSQNRTYQDLLKNPQDEKNFDNLMSSELYHTDLNGNQKKFKEKDLYAGLSYSPDGKYLMATTIKRPYSYIVPLNRFPMTSTVYDANGNVIKVVNEIPLNEIMPKGFSSVRMGKRDMSWRSDMPATLVYAEALDGGDQSKTVDFRDEVFTLDAPFNGTPKSFFKTKQRYEGTSWTNDHYAIVSEGWYDTRNTKSYLIDLNSGKSQVIEDRNYQDVYSDPGSFNTTKNDFGRYVVNMKGEKAYLIGAGFTKDGQHPFVDELDMKSLKKKRLYTSNLKNAKEEIIDIIDPKKGDVLTIQQSASSYPNYFKKNIKSNKSEPVTQFANPFESIKDVYKEVITYKRNDGVTLTGTLYLPANYDRKAKKEKLPLLIWAYPTEYKDKNTAGQNTQNPNDFTFPYYGSFVYWTAKGYAVLDDAAFPIIGEGKTEPNDTFITQLVANGKAAIDAVDQLGYIDRTKVAVGGHSYGAFMTANLLTHSKDYACGIARSGAYNRTLTPFGFQSEQRNYWDVPEIYNEMSPFMNADKMKTPLLLIHGDADNNPGTFTLQTERYFQALKNLGAPVKMVLLPKEAHGYVAKENILHLLWEQDQFLEKCLKK; encoded by the coding sequence ATGAAGATTAAATTAACTATCTGTTTGCTGGCTTTTCTGAATTTTTATGAAGCGCAGGAAAACATCGGCTATCAGAAGCCTTCTGCGGAGATTTTGCAGCTGGCAGATTATGAGCGACCGCCAAGTGTTCTTACCAATTCAAAAAAAGACTGGGTTGTTTTTGTGTACAGACCAACGTACAAAACGCTGGATGATCTCAATCAGCAGGAAATGAAACTGGGCGGCTTGAGAATTAATCCGGTGACCAATATTTCAAGTTCGGTGACGTACATCAACAATCTGAAAGTGCGGAAGATGAATGATAAAACGGAAGTTCAGGTAAAAGGTTTGCCTCAAAATCCGAAGATTACCAATACGAGTTTTTCGCCAGATGAAAAGAGAATGGCTTTTACCAACACCACCGACAAAGGAGTTGAACTTTGGGTAATCGATCTGGAAACAGCAACGGCAAAAAAGATTTCTCAGGATAATCTGAATGCCAATTACGGTTCGCCTTACACGTGGATGAAGGATTCTCAGAGTTTCCTTTTAAAAGTCCTTCCGGCCAACCGTCCGAAACTGATTGATGCTTCCAAAGATTTACCGACAGGCCCGATTGTTTCGACAGCAGATGGTAAGGTTTCACAAAACAGAACATATCAGGATTTGCTTAAGAACCCTCAGGATGAAAAGAATTTTGACAACCTGATGAGCTCTGAACTGTATCATACTGACCTTAATGGAAATCAGAAAAAATTTAAAGAAAAAGATCTTTATGCCGGTCTGTCTTATTCTCCTGACGGAAAATATCTGATGGCAACTACGATTAAAAGACCTTATTCCTACATCGTTCCGTTGAACCGTTTTCCGATGACTTCAACCGTTTATGATGCAAATGGAAATGTAATAAAAGTGGTCAATGAGATTCCGCTGAATGAAATTATGCCTAAAGGTTTTTCCTCTGTAAGAATGGGGAAAAGAGACATGAGCTGGAGAAGCGATATGCCTGCAACATTGGTGTATGCCGAAGCTTTGGATGGTGGCGATCAGTCTAAAACAGTGGATTTCAGAGATGAAGTTTTCACTTTGGACGCACCTTTCAACGGAACTCCAAAATCTTTTTTCAAAACAAAACAGCGTTATGAAGGCACGAGCTGGACAAACGATCATTACGCTATTGTTTCGGAAGGCTGGTACGACACCAGAAATACAAAATCCTATCTGATCGACCTGAACAGCGGAAAATCTCAGGTCATTGAGGACCGAAATTATCAGGATGTTTATAGCGATCCGGGAAGTTTCAACACAACCAAAAATGATTTCGGAAGATATGTGGTCAATATGAAAGGGGAGAAGGCTTACCTTATCGGAGCAGGTTTTACGAAAGACGGTCAACATCCTTTTGTGGATGAGCTGGATATGAAATCTTTAAAAAAGAAAAGACTCTACACCTCAAATCTGAAAAATGCCAAGGAAGAAATCATCGATATTATTGATCCTAAAAAAGGCGATGTTTTAACGATACAGCAGTCGGCAAGTTCTTATCCGAATTATTTTAAGAAGAACATTAAATCCAATAAATCTGAGCCGGTAACGCAGTTTGCCAATCCTTTTGAAAGCATTAAAGATGTATACAAGGAAGTGATTACCTACAAAAGAAACGACGGTGTTACTTTGACGGGAACGCTTTATTTACCTGCCAACTACGACAGAAAAGCGAAGAAAGAAAAGCTTCCGTTGCTGATCTGGGCATACCCAACAGAATATAAAGATAAAAATACGGCAGGGCAGAATACACAAAACCCGAATGACTTTACCTTTCCATATTATGGTTCGTTTGTTTACTGGACGGCAAAAGGGTATGCGGTTTTGGATGATGCAGCATTCCCGATCATCGGAGAAGGAAAAACAGAACCGAACGATACTTTTATCACACAGTTGGTTGCCAACGGAAAAGCGGCAATTGATGCTGTGGATCAGTTAGGTTACATCGACAGAACAAAGGTAGCTGTGGGCGGACATTCTTATGGAGCTTTTATGACAGCGAATCTTCTGACGCATTCCAAAGATTATGCATGTGGAATTGCAAGAAGTGGTGCGTATAACAGAACTTTGACGCCATTCGGTTTCCAAAGCGAACAGAGAAATTACTGGGACGTACCGGAAATCTACAACGAAATGTCTCCTTTTATGAATGCCGATAAAATGAAAACTCCGCTGTTGCTGATTCACGGTGATGCTGACAATAATCCTGGAACATTTACTTTGCAGACGGAAAGGTATTTTCAGGCTTTGAAAAACCTTGGGGCACCAGTGAAGATGGTTCTTTTACCTAAAGAAGCTCACGGATATGTTGCGAAAGAAAACATTTTGCATTTGCTTTGGGAACAGGATCAGTTTCTGGAGAAGTGTCTGAAGAAGTAA
- a CDS encoding SDR family oxidoreductase, whose protein sequence is MENNKNIALVVGATGITGSNLANELLSQGWTTYGISRNTNNNINGLISVKADLSDIESLETALENIDPTHVFFTTWMRNDTEEENIRINSALVRNLLNVLSPKKSVQHVALVTGLKHYLGPFEAYAKEGKLPETPLREEQPRLPLPNFYYAQEDEVYTASQREGFTWSIHRPHTVIGYAVGNAMNLGTTLAVYASICKETGRQFIWPGSSAQWNGISDVTDARILAKQLVWAATTEEAKNKAFNITNGDIFRWKWLWFRLADYFGIEATGFENEIRPLEIEMQGNREIWSQIVKKYNLKEEKLERLSSAWHTDLDLGRPLEVMTDMTNSRKAGFKEFQNTEESFFDLFKKLKEEKIIP, encoded by the coding sequence ATGGAAAACAATAAAAACATAGCATTAGTCGTTGGTGCCACCGGAATTACGGGAAGCAATCTCGCCAACGAACTTCTATCCCAAGGCTGGACTACTTACGGAATCTCCCGAAATACCAACAACAATATCAACGGACTAATTTCTGTTAAAGCAGATCTATCAGACATTGAAAGTTTAGAAACCGCTTTGGAAAACATCGATCCCACCCACGTATTTTTCACAACGTGGATGCGAAATGATACTGAAGAAGAAAATATCAGAATCAACAGTGCTTTGGTAAGAAATCTACTGAACGTTTTATCTCCAAAAAAATCGGTGCAGCACGTGGCTTTGGTTACGGGTTTAAAGCATTATTTAGGACCGTTTGAAGCGTATGCAAAAGAAGGAAAACTACCCGAAACGCCTTTGAGAGAAGAGCAGCCACGGCTTCCGCTACCCAATTTTTATTACGCTCAGGAAGATGAAGTTTATACGGCTTCTCAAAGAGAAGGATTTACATGGAGCATTCACAGACCACATACCGTTATCGGCTATGCAGTGGGAAATGCGATGAATTTGGGAACAACTTTAGCGGTGTATGCAAGCATTTGCAAAGAAACAGGTCGTCAGTTTATTTGGCCGGGATCATCTGCCCAATGGAACGGAATTTCTGATGTCACGGATGCAAGAATTTTGGCTAAACAACTGGTTTGGGCTGCGACAACTGAAGAAGCGAAAAACAAAGCATTCAATATTACAAACGGAGATATTTTCAGATGGAAATGGCTTTGGTTTAGATTGGCAGATTATTTTGGAATTGAAGCAACAGGTTTCGAAAATGAAATCAGACCTCTTGAAATAGAAATGCAAGGCAACCGGGAAATCTGGAGCCAAATCGTAAAGAAATATAATTTGAAAGAAGAAAAATTGGAAAGACTTTCTTCCGCATGGCATACCGATTTGGATTTAGGAAGACCGCTGGAAGTGATGACGGATATGACCAACAGCCGGAAAGCAGGATTCAAAGAATTTCAGAACACCGAAGAATCTTTTTTTGATCTGTTTAAAAAACTGAAGGAAGAAAAGATTATACCGTAA
- a CDS encoding aldo/keto reductase has product MERRTFLKNSGLAAAGLMASSAAPAFASQFLSKNTMEQFENTGLGKRFRPKYKSGFGGVALGNGFNVNPDIECLQSMEAAWNAGVRYFDTSPWYGLGISEHRMGMFLKDKKRDDFTLSTKIGRILEPHDDFKLDALWKGKLNFSYEYDYSAAGVRKSVEDSLQRLGLASLDIVFIHDLSPDNKDMKGDWVKYFDIAAKGAMPELIKMREEGLIKGWGFGVNTIEPILKAMEVSDPDIFLSACQYSLIEHKADLNEVFPKAAEKDISIVVGAPLCAGFLSGKDRYLYNGDFPAGVKEKLTALQRVANNHKVNLRTAALQFAAAPDVVSGVIPGAHTVKQAQENAASFNEKIPAGFWAELKKEKLIEENAPIPKA; this is encoded by the coding sequence ATGGAAAGACGAACTTTCTTGAAAAACAGCGGACTTGCCGCTGCAGGTTTAATGGCATCCTCCGCCGCACCTGCGTTTGCCTCACAATTTTTAAGCAAAAATACAATGGAACAATTTGAAAATACCGGCTTGGGTAAAAGATTCAGACCGAAATATAAATCAGGATTTGGCGGTGTCGCCTTGGGAAACGGTTTCAATGTAAATCCCGATATCGAATGTCTGCAATCTATGGAAGCTGCATGGAATGCGGGTGTACGCTATTTTGATACTTCGCCGTGGTACGGTTTGGGGATTAGCGAACATCGGATGGGAATGTTTCTGAAAGATAAAAAAAGGGATGATTTCACGCTTTCAACAAAGATCGGTAGAATTCTGGAACCTCATGACGATTTCAAGCTTGATGCACTCTGGAAAGGAAAGCTCAACTTTTCATACGAATACGATTACTCCGCTGCCGGTGTGAGAAAAAGTGTGGAAGACAGCCTCCAACGCCTCGGACTGGCTTCTCTTGACATTGTTTTCATCCACGATCTGTCGCCGGACAATAAGGATATGAAGGGTGACTGGGTAAAATATTTTGATATCGCCGCCAAAGGTGCAATGCCGGAATTGATTAAAATGCGCGAGGAAGGTTTAATAAAAGGCTGGGGATTTGGTGTCAACACCATCGAGCCGATTTTGAAAGCGATGGAAGTTTCAGATCCTGATATTTTCCTGTCTGCATGTCAGTATTCTTTGATTGAGCATAAGGCTGATTTAAATGAAGTATTTCCAAAAGCTGCTGAAAAAGACATCTCTATTGTGGTTGGAGCTCCTCTGTGTGCGGGTTTTCTCTCAGGTAAAGATCGATATTTATACAATGGCGATTTTCCGGCTGGCGTGAAAGAAAAACTGACAGCTTTACAGCGTGTTGCCAACAATCATAAAGTGAATCTCCGCACGGCAGCACTTCAGTTTGCGGCGGCTCCTGACGTGGTTTCGGGAGTGATTCCGGGAGCGCATACCGTGAAACAGGCTCAGGAAAATGCAGCATCATTTAATGAAAAAATTCCTGCGGGTTTTTGGGCAGAATTGAAAAAGGAAAAATTAATTGAAGAAAACGCTCCAATACCAAAAGCTTAA
- a CDS encoding MauE/DoxX family redox-associated membrane protein has protein sequence MKDFKTLFFFLRLPIAISLAGHGLVRIPKLQTFTEGMVKSMEKSVIPDILITPFGYLLPFLEAILGIVLLIGFKPKPTIYASLALMSILILGSSSVENWSAIEAQLLHSLYLFVLLWFYIKNSPQENQPVI, from the coding sequence ATGAAAGACTTCAAAACCCTCTTTTTCTTCCTGAGACTTCCCATTGCCATTTCTTTGGCAGGACATGGATTGGTAAGAATTCCAAAACTGCAGACCTTCACCGAAGGAATGGTAAAATCTATGGAGAAATCAGTGATTCCTGACATATTAATCACACCTTTCGGATACCTGTTGCCTTTTTTAGAAGCGATTCTGGGAATTGTGCTGTTGATTGGTTTTAAACCGAAACCGACAATCTACGCATCACTTGCCCTGATGAGCATCCTGATTTTGGGAAGCAGCTCCGTTGAAAACTGGTCGGCAATCGAAGCACAGCTACTCCATTCTTTGTATTTATTTGTACTTCTTTGGTTTTATATTAAAAATAGCCCTCAGGAAAATCAACCTGTAATATAA
- a CDS encoding DUF6261 family protein, which produces MKITLSKLSTKDLATLSQRIINSSESGNFPVISNHPLLAELKIMYAEYDKVYTKKIYSGKGANVANADLERDHAFRILKNFLNAYRKMHTLANHLLAEELYQIFKLYGLSMDIESYSTQSAQMKKLTEDLEKPENFQKVNALSLVPALNEMKAKHDAFEQIFAEQAGANASLRQMKSATAIRRDLEKVLKSFINILTAMKVVEEWKLLYAEINEFVTSAKKSQQKPSEENIKGNSN; this is translated from the coding sequence ATGAAAATTACACTGTCAAAATTGAGTACCAAAGATTTGGCTACGCTTTCTCAGAGAATCATCAATTCTTCAGAATCAGGAAACTTTCCGGTCATCAGCAATCATCCTTTACTTGCAGAATTAAAAATAATGTATGCAGAGTACGATAAGGTCTACACCAAAAAAATCTACAGTGGAAAAGGTGCCAATGTAGCAAATGCAGACTTAGAGAGAGACCATGCTTTCAGAATTTTAAAGAATTTTCTCAACGCCTACAGAAAAATGCACACTTTAGCTAATCATTTGTTAGCCGAAGAACTTTATCAGATTTTTAAGCTGTACGGACTTAGTATGGATATTGAAAGCTATTCTACACAATCTGCCCAAATGAAAAAGCTGACTGAGGATCTCGAAAAACCAGAGAACTTTCAAAAAGTCAATGCACTTTCATTAGTTCCGGCTTTGAATGAAATGAAAGCTAAACATGATGCTTTTGAGCAGATATTTGCAGAACAGGCAGGGGCCAATGCCAGTTTGAGACAAATGAAAAGTGCAACAGCTATCCGAAGAGATTTAGAAAAAGTTTTAAAATCTTTTATCAATATACTGACTGCCATGAAGGTTGTCGAAGAATGGAAATTATTGTATGCTGAAATAAATGAGTTTGTAACTTCAGCAAAAAAATCTCAGCAGAAACCCTCCGAAGAAAACATCAAAGGTAATTCTAATTAA
- a CDS encoding DUF3817 domain-containing protein translates to MIDLFKTKIGRLRIIAILEGISLLTLVFIAVPLKYAFDNPALVKMMGPIHGALFLLFLFNTLSVGVEQNWKFKETTGKVLLACIIPFGTFYIDKKILSKL, encoded by the coding sequence ATGATTGATTTATTTAAAACCAAAATCGGGCGTTTGAGAATCATTGCCATTCTTGAGGGAATTTCTTTACTTACCTTAGTATTCATTGCGGTTCCGCTGAAATACGCATTTGACAATCCGGCTTTGGTAAAAATGATGGGACCTATTCACGGCGCTTTATTTCTCCTGTTTCTATTTAATACTTTAAGTGTCGGCGTCGAACAAAACTGGAAGTTCAAAGAAACCACCGGGAAAGTTCTTCTGGCGTGCATTATTCCTTTCGGAACATTTTACATTGATAAAAAAATACTGAGCAAATTATGA
- a CDS encoding chloramphenicol acetyltransferase — translation MKIIDFENWNRKEHFEFFSSLKSPYFGFTTEVDCTKAYDNAKKNGHSFFAYYLYKSMVAINKVDALKLRIVDDKIALYDTVHIGSTIGKADGTFGFSYFEFSDDFSTFNERLQEQITTVQNTKGLGIKNEVLPPNHIRHTTIPWHSFTSILHPTDFDPKECIPKIAFGKFSERDGKKMMPVSIEAHHGLADGIDLAKYFEAFQVELDRE, via the coding sequence ATGAAGATCATCGATTTTGAAAACTGGAACAGAAAAGAACATTTTGAATTTTTCTCATCTTTAAAAAGCCCGTATTTCGGTTTTACCACTGAGGTGGATTGCACAAAGGCTTATGACAATGCAAAGAAAAACGGACATTCTTTTTTCGCCTATTATCTTTACAAATCGATGGTTGCGATTAATAAAGTGGATGCTTTGAAACTCAGAATTGTAGATGATAAGATTGCTTTGTACGATACAGTTCACATTGGAAGTACAATTGGCAAGGCAGACGGCACTTTCGGTTTTTCATACTTTGAGTTTTCCGATGATTTTTCCACCTTCAACGAGCGTTTGCAGGAGCAGATAACGACGGTTCAGAACACGAAAGGTTTAGGAATTAAAAATGAAGTTTTACCGCCGAATCACATCAGACACACGACGATTCCGTGGCATTCTTTTACTTCGATTCTGCATCCTACCGATTTTGATCCTAAAGAATGTATTCCCAAAATAGCCTTTGGAAAATTCAGCGAGCGTGATGGAAAAAAAATGATGCCTGTTTCCATTGAAGCGCATCACGGATTGGCGGATGGGATTGATCTGGCGAAGTATTTTGAGGCTTTTCAGGTGGAGTTGGATAGGGAGTGA
- a CDS encoding DUF6952 family protein: MKLPIIRQFFQTQTPENLEKTLEVLESFTEFRGTTDEDMNVAGELITNICGALEVHANVQNGMSEKDALNSFAQKVLGSIDK; the protein is encoded by the coding sequence ATGAAATTACCGATTATAAGACAGTTTTTTCAGACACAGACTCCTGAAAATTTAGAAAAAACTTTGGAAGTTCTGGAAAGCTTTACAGAATTCAGAGGAACCACTGACGAAGATATGAATGTTGCCGGAGAATTGATCACCAATATCTGCGGTGCTTTGGAAGTTCACGCCAACGTACAAAACGGAATGAGCGAAAAAGATGCCCTAAACTCTTTTGCACAAAAGGTTTTGGGATCGATTGATAAATAA
- a CDS encoding Crp/Fnr family transcriptional regulator: MFEVLISHVQNKVQLTDVEKIDLQSFFTVKNLKRKQFLLQEGDVCTHLSFVLKGLLKSYFVDEKGGENINMFAFEGWWISDFKSFISQEKAVLNIDAVEETELLIISLDDYEKLMLKIPVMDRYFRILYQNSLVTKDYRLIASNSFTAEEKYLEFSKKSPEVIKRIPHNLIASFLGLAPETVSRIRKKLLLKNQL; this comes from the coding sequence ATGTTTGAAGTTCTCATTTCTCATGTTCAAAATAAAGTGCAGCTTACCGATGTAGAAAAAATTGATCTGCAGTCTTTTTTTACAGTTAAAAATCTGAAGCGAAAACAGTTTCTGCTGCAGGAAGGTGATGTCTGTACACATCTTTCCTTCGTGCTTAAAGGCTTATTAAAATCGTATTTTGTGGATGAAAAAGGTGGTGAAAACATCAACATGTTTGCGTTTGAAGGCTGGTGGATTTCAGATTTTAAAAGTTTTATCAGTCAGGAAAAGGCAGTTTTGAATATTGATGCCGTCGAAGAAACAGAATTGCTCATCATCAGTCTCGACGATTATGAAAAATTAATGCTGAAAATTCCTGTGATGGACAGATATTTCAGGATTTTGTATCAAAACAGTCTGGTTACGAAAGATTACCGTTTGATTGCTTCCAACAGCTTCACTGCCGAAGAAAAATACCTTGAATTTTCTAAAAAAAGTCCGGAAGTCATTAAAAGAATTCCACACAATCTGATTGCTTCATTCTTAGGTTTAGCCCCTGAAACCGTCAGCAGAATCCGTAAAAAACTTCTGTTAAAAAACCAACTTTAA
- a CDS encoding peroxiredoxin: MSLVGKKFPNVTIDAMSEMGDDLRINVFQEAAENQQKVLLFWYPKDFTFVCPTELHAFQEALPEFEKRNTKVIGASCDTNEVHFAWLNVSKDNGGIEGVTYPLLADTHRQLANLLDIVDQDLDFDEEGNEVFTGSNVTYRATYLIDETGKVFHEAVNDMPLGRNVKEFLRMIDAYTHVQKHGEVCPANWEEGKDAMKADRTSTAEYLAKN; encoded by the coding sequence ATGTCTTTAGTAGGAAAAAAATTCCCAAATGTAACGATTGACGCAATGTCTGAAATGGGTGATGATTTAAGAATCAATGTATTTCAGGAAGCTGCAGAAAACCAACAAAAAGTTCTTTTATTCTGGTACCCGAAAGATTTCACTTTCGTTTGCCCGACTGAGCTTCACGCTTTTCAGGAAGCTTTACCTGAATTCGAAAAAAGAAATACTAAAGTAATCGGTGCTTCTTGTGATACAAACGAAGTACATTTCGCATGGTTAAATGTATCAAAAGACAACGGTGGTATTGAAGGTGTAACTTACCCGCTTTTGGCTGATACTCACAGACAGTTGGCAAATCTGCTTGACATTGTAGATCAGGATCTTGATTTTGACGAAGAAGGAAATGAAGTTTTCACAGGTTCTAACGTTACTTACAGAGCAACTTATCTTATCGACGAGACCGGAAAAGTATTTCACGAAGCGGTAAACGATATGCCTTTGGGAAGAAATGTAAAAGAATTCTTAAGAATGATTGACGCTTACACTCACGTTCAGAAGCATGGTGAAGTTTGCCCTGCCAACTGGGAAGAAGGAAAAGATGCGATGAAAGCAGACAGAACTTCTACAGCTGAGTATTTAGCAAAAAACTAA